Proteins encoded within one genomic window of Candidatus Syntrophocurvum alkaliphilum:
- a CDS encoding DUF11 domain-containing protein: MRGIIMAFDPNLFLVSINPKPLNIVLGKDNTLTVTASNQNPADWGYNLTFELTIPDGVSFSNADEPPTRQVLNLDSTITLIWESIKDLAPNEIGYTFSISLQSDETFRDTGIDVPFDIPLSALDFKATVDTLPRGNAEPGNIQYTKTDTTDVIPLRYNISKIVPGKEPKGAGIPPIPPDAQWPFDHTIIIDNNTRESTIVGISDVLDNGIRYIGPINAIGPDAVQLLTPLIVVPIPGGQDFVTIDWINITLSTGSINTISYEVGIWNNFTINGEENTGNRIPHQTPMEDTVTMDNGSGPVSDTDDTLAMDLTISKSQNITTIDTGIMITYSLTYRVNQYDDINDVVITDILSDGQTYQVGSASIPPTSVSPKNPLTGETTVVWDIGNLNSSDSATITFHTLIDDSYFVTGLPVLSGDDLYNDVYIDGINATTGTPTPDSSTSSGSTPIPSISKTVENFYYNDGTPKPPTINAVAPGDFIEFKITYNAPFNAEQQDPTIDDFFPFTLDATSITNIVYNPFVPAQGPNPIGTNGVRWILGSFIPGGTTWDVTFWILVDNIDFTGFLNNLVKLSTINTTGLSVSDRDQVPINFGETDMFLEKDIAGPTPNAIQAGQTYTYTVVIRNQNNPEGTVVDAFDVDFSDIIPNFLTYTVGTLSATATAGTPDFNPPIFTAPDQINMTINHLKPDDEITVTYDVTVDAGIGPNIEITNEARTTKPFSQPGGTYQFPNQDRLSETTLSTASTSIDKSVDINNRIIDDTVNYTITWTVPVGTIAYDVVISDTLPTGQSYDNDPSPVPPESVIGQVITWPVIPIVDATNAAQTLIYSFRAKINSAVSNPPSYIDIQTNTGRVNWNAAPGSLPREITDTANVNVLNPNILIVKAERNVSQGQTSFVTSTNAMGGEIIEYRLTVTNNGSANAFNIQIIDQLGGLDLGTVFKPLSIIAPPGTTANYNITSNLVEWNIPFLAVGNSLQLFFRVRVKTNLTPGTVLTNTGTVTSYTNENLEFIYPSTNSNIVQIIILPGVRGINFSDLSNAKVIRIT, encoded by the coding sequence TTGCGAGGAATAATAATGGCTTTTGACCCTAATCTTTTTTTAGTCAGTATAAATCCCAAACCATTAAATATCGTACTCGGTAAAGATAACACTCTAACCGTTACAGCTTCTAACCAAAATCCGGCAGACTGGGGATATAACCTTACTTTTGAACTAACCATACCTGATGGTGTTTCTTTTTCTAATGCTGATGAGCCCCCAACAAGACAAGTACTTAATTTAGACAGTACTATTACTCTTATCTGGGAAAGTATTAAAGACTTAGCACCTAACGAGATAGGATATACTTTCTCAATATCATTACAATCTGATGAAACTTTTCGTGATACTGGAATAGATGTACCTTTTGATATACCCTTATCTGCTCTAGATTTTAAAGCTACTGTTGATACACTTCCACGTGGTAATGCTGAACCAGGAAATATTCAATACACTAAAACGGACACAACTGATGTAATCCCTTTGCGCTATAATATAAGCAAAATTGTACCTGGTAAAGAGCCAAAAGGTGCAGGCATACCACCTATTCCACCTGATGCTCAATGGCCTTTTGATCACACAATTATTATTGATAATAATACCCGTGAGTCGACAATTGTTGGTATTAGCGATGTACTTGATAACGGAATAAGATATATAGGACCTATAAATGCTATAGGGCCTGATGCTGTACAGCTATTAACACCATTAATAGTTGTTCCTATACCAGGTGGGCAAGATTTTGTAACAATTGACTGGATTAATATTACTTTAAGCACTGGGTCTATAAATACTATTAGCTATGAAGTAGGAATATGGAATAACTTCACTATTAACGGTGAAGAAAATACTGGTAACCGTATACCCCACCAGACACCAATGGAAGATACAGTAACTATGGATAATGGTTCCGGTCCTGTGTCTGATACAGATGATACATTAGCAATGGACTTAACAATTAGCAAAAGTCAAAATATAACTACTATTGATACTGGTATTATGATTACTTACAGTCTTACTTACCGAGTCAATCAATATGATGATATTAATGATGTAGTAATAACTGACATTCTTAGTGACGGACAGACTTATCAGGTTGGTTCAGCTAGCATACCCCCAACTTCAGTATCACCAAAAAATCCTTTAACTGGTGAAACTACGGTTGTTTGGGATATTGGTAATCTGAACAGCTCAGATAGTGCTACTATAACTTTCCACACATTAATAGATGATTCGTACTTCGTAACTGGATTGCCTGTTCTCTCGGGCGATGATTTATATAATGATGTTTATATAGATGGTATAAACGCTACAACAGGGACCCCAACACCAGACAGTTCCACAAGTTCTGGCAGTACCCCAATTCCATCTATCAGCAAAACTGTGGAAAATTTTTATTATAATGATGGTACCCCTAAGCCACCTACAATTAATGCTGTTGCACCAGGAGATTTTATTGAATTTAAAATAACATATAATGCTCCATTTAATGCAGAACAACAAGATCCTACTATAGATGATTTTTTTCCCTTCACTTTAGATGCTACCTCTATTACTAATATAGTTTATAATCCGTTTGTACCTGCTCAAGGCCCTAATCCAATTGGAACTAATGGGGTCCGGTGGATTTTAGGAAGTTTTATTCCTGGCGGTACCACTTGGGACGTAACTTTTTGGATATTAGTTGACAATATTGATTTTACTGGATTTTTAAACAATTTAGTTAAGCTTAGCACTATTAACACAACTGGTTTAAGCGTAAGTGACCGTGATCAAGTTCCGATAAACTTCGGAGAAACAGATATGTTTTTAGAAAAAGATATCGCAGGACCTACACCTAATGCAATTCAAGCAGGTCAAACTTATACCTATACAGTAGTTATTAGAAATCAAAATAATCCCGAAGGAACTGTTGTTGATGCTTTTGATGTTGATTTTTCTGATATTATCCCTAATTTCTTAACATATACTGTCGGAACATTATCAGCAACAGCTACAGCAGGAACTCCAGATTTTAACCCTCCAATATTTACTGCACCAGACCAGATTAATATGACAATTAATCATTTAAAACCGGATGATGAGATAACTGTCACTTATGATGTAACAGTAGATGCAGGTATAGGACCTAATATTGAAATAACAAATGAAGCACGTACTACTAAACCATTTTCTCAACCAGGTGGAACTTATCAATTTCCTAATCAAGACCGTTTATCAGAAACAACTTTATCAACTGCTTCAACTTCAATAGATAAATCAGTAGATATAAATAACCGAATTATAGATGATACAGTAAATTACACAATAACATGGACAGTTCCAGTTGGAACAATAGCTTATGATGTTGTTATTAGTGATACACTCCCTACGGGACAATCTTATGATAATGATCCTTCCCCCGTTCCACCAGAATCAGTCATTGGGCAAGTCATTACTTGGCCAGTTATTCCAATTGTAGATGCTACAAACGCAGCTCAAACATTAATTTATTCATTTAGAGCTAAAATTAATAGTGCTGTTTCAAATCCTCCAAGCTACATTGATATTCAAACTAATACCGGAAGAGTAAATTGGAATGCTGCACCTGGTAGCCTACCAAGAGAAATTACCGATACTGCAAATGTTAATGTTTTAAATCCAAATATTCTTATTGTTAAAGCTGAACGAAACGTATCTCAAGGGCAAACTTCTTTTGTTACCTCTACTAATGCTATGGGCGGAGAGATAATTGAATATCGTCTTACAGTTACTAATAATGGTTCTGCTAATGCTTTTAATATTCAAATTATTGATCAACTTGGTGGTCTAGACTTAGGAACAGTATTTAAACCTCTTTCGATTATAGCTCCACCAGGAACAACAGCAAATTATAACATTACTAGTAATTTAGTAGAATGGAATATCCCGTTTTTAGCTGTCGGCAATTCTTTGCAGTTGTTTTTTAGAGTAAGAGTTAAAACGAACTTAACACCTGGAACAGTTTTAACTAATACAGGTACAGTTACTTCTTATACAAATGAAAATTTAGAATTTATTTACCCATCTACAAATTCAAATATTGTACAAATCATTATTCTTCCAGGTGTAAGAGGTATTAATTTTTCAGATTTATCTAATGCAAAAGTTATTCGGATCACTTAA
- a CDS encoding glycosyltransferase family 2 protein: MITISLCMIVRDEEETLARCLNSIYDLVDEIIIVDTGSADETKKIASNYTSKIYDFEWLDDFSVARNYSFSKANMEYILWLDADDIILEKDREKFEQLKNKMTYDIDVVMMKYDLGVSADGMPICTFFRERLLKRSKQFKWYDPVHEYLDFSGKIINSDICITHKKTKSRSRRNLNIFKKRLLEGKELSSRQQFYYARELYHHGEYDESITYFSKFLDTENGYLSNYIDACIDLSKCYLRKKETKLALRTLYRSFEYDTPRAEICCEIGSFFKFNKEYNKAIYWYKLATTIIKPEHRWGSITHDCYDYIPYMEICACYYRLGNIEKAIIYSYKAAEAKPNDQKAQHNISFLKSIK, from the coding sequence TTGATTACTATTAGTCTATGTATGATTGTACGTGATGAAGAAGAAACATTAGCTAGATGTCTAAATTCCATTTATGATTTAGTAGATGAAATTATTATTGTTGATACAGGCTCTGCTGATGAAACAAAAAAAATCGCAAGTAACTATACATCTAAGATATATGATTTTGAATGGTTAGATGATTTCTCAGTAGCAAGAAATTATTCTTTTTCTAAGGCGAATATGGAATATATTTTATGGCTTGATGCTGATGATATAATTTTAGAGAAAGATAGAGAAAAATTTGAACAATTAAAAAACAAAATGACATATGATATTGATGTTGTGATGATGAAATATGATTTAGGAGTTTCTGCTGATGGGATGCCTATATGTACTTTTTTCAGAGAACGTTTACTAAAAAGAAGCAAGCAATTTAAGTGGTATGATCCGGTTCACGAATATTTGGATTTTAGTGGTAAAATCATTAACTCTGATATTTGTATAACCCATAAAAAAACAAAAAGTAGGTCGCGTAGAAATTTAAATATTTTCAAAAAAAGATTACTGGAAGGAAAAGAACTTTCTTCAAGACAACAATTTTATTATGCTAGAGAATTGTATCATCATGGTGAATATGATGAATCTATAACTTATTTTAGTAAGTTTCTTGATACAGAGAATGGTTATTTGTCTAACTATATAGATGCATGTATTGATTTATCCAAATGTTATCTTCGTAAAAAAGAGACGAAGCTCGCTTTGCGTACATTATATAGAAGTTTTGAGTATGATACTCCGCGTGCAGAGATATGTTGTGAGATAGGAAGTTTTTTTAAATTCAATAAAGAATACAATAAAGCAATATATTGGTATAAGCTTGCTACTACTATTATAAAACCAGAGCATCGATGGGGTTCTATAACGCATGATTGCTACGATTATATACCTTATATGGAAATATGTGCTTGTTACTATAGATTAGGTAATATAGAAAAAGCTATTATTTATAGCTATAAAGCAGCAGAAGCTAAACCAAATGACCAAAAAGCTCAACATAATATAAGTTTTCTTAAATCTATAAAATAA
- a CDS encoding YcxB family protein, with amino-acid sequence MTDHRHSEIHIECKGTLTIDDLKSFRFHKTKKFFCTSSLLAFLLVFVVYTLLVIMSPHFSFSVSSALYISLIGAVIIYITGLIALNSYIKKDYYSDKLLQEEFKCIINNEGIDLSSTRNSKSKSFFTWDDFVSAEEYKNLFFLYISHRSAVIIPKRFFYSNEDIKNFQMLINENIPEYKTIK; translated from the coding sequence ATGACTGACCACAGGCATTCGGAAATACATATTGAATGCAAGGGTACGTTAACAATTGATGATCTTAAAAGCTTTCGTTTTCACAAAACAAAAAAATTTTTTTGTACTTCTTCTTTACTGGCATTTTTACTTGTTTTCGTAGTTTATACCTTATTAGTTATAATGAGTCCACATTTTAGTTTCTCTGTATCATCAGCGTTATATATTTCTTTGATTGGTGCTGTTATTATTTATATTACGGGATTAATAGCACTAAATTCTTATATTAAAAAAGATTACTATAGTGATAAACTTTTACAAGAAGAATTTAAGTGTATTATAAACAACGAAGGCATAGATTTAAGCAGTACAAGAAATTCAAAATCAAAATCTTTTTTCACATGGGATGATTTTGTTTCTGCTGAGGAATATAAAAATTTATTTTTTTTATATATATCCCACAGAAGTGCAGTTATAATTCCTAAAAGATTTTTTTACTCAAATGAGGATATAAAAAATTTTCAAATGCTTATAAATGAAAATATTCCAGAATATAAAACAATAAAATAA
- a CDS encoding alpha/beta fold hydrolase, giving the protein MKKNFTILIIIIALAIIVTILLLGFKPTTEQFKDADGNIIEESIAIIEEVELGNMKQWITIRGKDTSNPVLLWLHGGPGSPQMSLAHELDGKLEEEFIVVHWDQRGAGKSNHSDFDDQTMTVNQFKNDAIDLIKYLQKRLNKDKIYLLGHSWGSQLGIELVNDSPEYFYAYIGVSQVVDSHRGVKIAYDWLLEEIQHNNDQTSLNKLAKIGVPPYSHSQYRDFAQLVNLYGGNLDIHLSKLALISVKAPEYTFLDYYHLINGMNRGGAPLHQNGEMLSINTIKEIPSVEIPIFFFNGKNDYNTPLVLVEEYLEMIKAPQKDLIIFNHSSHTPFLKENDKFSEKIINIKEQMDF; this is encoded by the coding sequence ATGAAAAAAAATTTTACTATATTAATAATCATTATTGCTTTAGCAATTATTGTTACAATTTTACTTCTAGGGTTTAAACCAACAACCGAGCAATTTAAAGATGCAGATGGTAATATCATTGAAGAAAGTATAGCAATTATAGAAGAGGTAGAGCTAGGCAATATGAAGCAATGGATTACGATTAGAGGAAAAGATACATCTAACCCTGTACTCTTATGGCTTCATGGTGGGCCTGGTTCCCCTCAAATGTCTCTTGCTCATGAGTTAGATGGAAAGTTAGAAGAGGAATTTATAGTAGTACACTGGGACCAACGTGGGGCAGGAAAGTCAAATCATAGTGATTTTGATGACCAAACAATGACAGTAAATCAGTTTAAAAATGATGCTATTGATTTAATAAAATACTTACAAAAGCGTTTAAATAAGGACAAAATTTATTTGTTAGGACATTCTTGGGGATCTCAACTTGGAATTGAACTAGTAAATGATTCCCCAGAATACTTTTATGCCTATATTGGCGTAAGTCAGGTGGTAGATAGTCACAGGGGTGTTAAAATAGCTTATGATTGGCTTTTAGAAGAAATCCAACATAATAATGATCAAACAAGTTTGAATAAATTAGCAAAAATAGGTGTGCCGCCATATAGTCACAGCCAATATAGAGACTTTGCTCAACTCGTAAATCTATATGGAGGTAACCTTGATATACATTTGTCAAAACTAGCTCTAATTTCTGTTAAAGCTCCAGAATATACTTTTTTAGACTATTATCATCTCATTAATGGTATGAATAGAGGCGGAGCACCACTACATCAAAACGGTGAAATGTTAAGCATAAATACTATTAAGGAAATACCCTCTGTTGAAATCCCCATTTTTTTCTTTAATGGTAAAAACGATTATAATACTCCTTTAGTATTAGTCGAAGAATATCTTGAAATGATTAAAGCTCCTCAAAAGGATTTAATAATATTTAATCATTCTTCCCATACCCCTTTTTTAAAAGAGAACGATAAGTTCAGTGAAAAAATAATTAATATAAAAGAGCAAATGGATTTTTAG
- a CDS encoding DUF3267 domain-containing protein translates to MKYAKNIPPTDKNLSKQLIKEGWTKIKEPSNFIVATLLSIPFMLLTGLISFYIISFFNPPFADAIRTTFYTGSFSVTIKLEYILFIYLTVLLHELLHAVFIPNFMQSEKTYFGIRPWGGFVYTTEKLEKNRFLLISLAPFLILSVILPIVLGLLDLLNGLLAFLILLNAIASSVDFLNAVLIIFQVPKGATIVNNGFETYYKNI, encoded by the coding sequence ATGAAGTACGCAAAAAATATCCCCCCAACAGACAAAAACTTAAGTAAGCAACTAATAAAAGAAGGGTGGACAAAAATAAAAGAGCCATCAAATTTTATTGTAGCTACTCTTTTATCTATACCATTTATGTTATTAACTGGTTTAATATCATTTTATATTATAAGCTTCTTTAACCCACCTTTTGCGGATGCTATCAGAACTACTTTCTATACAGGGTCATTTTCAGTAACAATAAAGCTAGAATATATTCTTTTTATTTATCTAACAGTTTTGTTACATGAATTGCTACACGCAGTATTCATACCTAATTTTATGCAATCTGAAAAAACATACTTTGGTATTCGCCCATGGGGTGGTTTTGTTTACACTACTGAAAAGTTAGAAAAAAATAGATTTCTCTTAATAAGTTTAGCTCCTTTTTTAATTTTATCTGTTATTCTACCTATAGTTTTAGGATTATTAGATTTGTTAAACGGTTTATTAGCTTTTCTAATATTGCTTAATGCCATTGCGTCTTCAGTTGACTTTCTAAATGCTGTATTAATTATATTTCAAGTTCCCAAAGGAGCTACTATCGTTAATAATGGGTTTGAAACATATTATAAAAACATATAG
- a CDS encoding DUF4179 domain-containing protein, protein MTDTLKELNELGKGQIIGESYKLANGITLTLDAILLDDNQLLAFFTFSDPEGNVDKINVGPSLYIETTFGKEHMRWAQGEMNEDMTEAHYMASFKPPFFLAKQLTFVYGNPLDPYYDKEKAEISFELNRSTAMGNTLKKNLNETIKVDNNEIRFDSISASATTTVINGTIQNSIELARDHFLGERTFPHSVNVELLANGEKVKHHGSGMRTNVHGIKFYHEFDALPSDLETLDIKLMSFSAGYDVDAKIELKKGANNVTTNVLGQEIEINKIYESNGDTFITITTEESVVLTDVYLLMDGEKVSLKETIQSEYDKKHNEITHTLTLRFPGVAEELELNINRMTYLVHCNEKISIKID, encoded by the coding sequence ATGACTGATACTTTAAAAGAGCTAAATGAATTAGGAAAAGGTCAAATTATAGGTGAAAGCTATAAACTTGCAAATGGCATAACTTTAACTCTAGATGCAATATTACTTGATGATAATCAATTACTTGCTTTTTTCACATTTTCTGATCCAGAAGGGAATGTTGATAAGATAAATGTGGGTCCAAGTTTATATATTGAAACTACATTTGGAAAAGAACATATGAGATGGGCACAAGGGGAAATGAATGAGGACATGACAGAAGCACACTATATGGCTAGTTTTAAGCCACCGTTCTTTCTTGCAAAGCAGCTTACATTTGTTTATGGCAATCCTTTGGATCCTTATTATGATAAAGAAAAGGCTGAGATTTCATTTGAATTAAATCGAAGTACAGCAATGGGTAATACTTTAAAGAAGAATTTAAATGAGACTATAAAGGTTGATAATAATGAAATAAGATTTGACTCTATATCAGCTTCTGCTACCACTACAGTTATTAATGGTACTATTCAAAATAGTATTGAATTAGCTAGGGATCATTTTCTTGGAGAACGTACTTTTCCACATAGTGTAAATGTGGAACTATTAGCTAATGGTGAAAAAGTTAAGCATCACGGTAGTGGGATGAGAACTAATGTGCATGGAATCAAGTTTTACCATGAATTTGATGCACTACCTAGTGACTTAGAAACATTAGATATTAAATTAATGAGTTTTAGTGCAGGCTATGATGTTGACGCTAAAATTGAGTTAAAAAAAGGGGCAAATAATGTAACTACTAATGTTTTAGGCCAAGAAATAGAAATTAATAAAATATATGAATCTAATGGAGATACATTTATAACAATAACTACTGAAGAAAGTGTAGTGTTAACAGATGTATATTTGCTAATGGATGGTGAGAAAGTAAGTTTAAAAGAAACTATACAAAGTGAATATGATAAAAAACATAATGAAATAACTCATACACTAACACTCAGATTCCCTGGTGTAGCTGAAGAATTAGAATTAAATATTAACAGGATGACTTATCTTGTACATTGTAATGAAAAAATTAGTATTAAAATTGATTGA
- a CDS encoding acyltransferase: MLSRFKRLKKVISIDILAASYLMPRKIRCYIYKTFGMQIKSNKIASKCYFASKNITIGHNVFINHSCCFHNPTSPITIGDNTWVAMHVLFCTSTHEIGTSECRAGKILAKPIEIGKGCWIGANSTILPGVVIGDGCIIGAGAVVNMNCEPNGLYVGVPAKRMKDLDS; this comes from the coding sequence ATGCTAAGCAGGTTTAAAAGACTAAAAAAAGTAATAAGTATTGATATTTTAGCAGCATCTTATTTAATGCCTAGAAAGATAAGATGCTATATTTATAAAACTTTTGGAATGCAAATTAAATCAAATAAGATAGCAAGTAAATGTTATTTCGCTAGTAAAAACATTACCATAGGACACAACGTATTTATAAATCATAGTTGTTGTTTTCATAACCCTACATCACCTATAACTATAGGTGATAATACTTGGGTTGCTATGCACGTATTGTTTTGTACATCTACACATGAAATAGGAACTAGTGAATGTAGAGCTGGTAAAATATTAGCAAAACCAATTGAAATAGGTAAAGGTTGCTGGATTGGAGCCAATTCAACTATTTTGCCAGGTGTCGTTATAGGTGATGGATGCATAATAGGGGCTGGTGCAGTGGTTAATATGAATTGCGAGCCTAACGGATTATATGTAGGTGTCCCTGCGAAACGGATGAAAGATTTAGATTCATAG
- a CDS encoding substrate-binding domain-containing protein, with the protein MMIKKSFVILVIFIFMFVSFGCGQADRDRLIKLATTTSTEDSGLLNVLLPEFTADTGYSIDVIAVGTGQAINMGEKGDVDVILVHARDAEDEFVDEGYGVNRKDVMYNDFLIIGPEEDPAEIKGENDVIVAMEQIAETESTFVSRGDQSGTHMKELSIWEASGIKPQGEWYKEVGQGMGDTYRVGNVMDGYVFIDRATFLFNRDNYELVEMVEGDELLVNHYGIIAVNPELYSHVNYEGVMTLIEWITSEKGQDIIEVYGVDQFGQPLFVPNAK; encoded by the coding sequence ATGATGATTAAAAAAAGCTTTGTTATTTTAGTGATATTTATTTTTATGTTTGTTTCGTTTGGCTGTGGACAAGCAGATAGAGATAGGTTAATAAAACTTGCTACAACAACTAGTACTGAAGATTCAGGTCTTTTAAATGTATTGCTACCAGAATTCACAGCAGATACTGGTTACTCTATTGATGTTATAGCGGTAGGAACAGGTCAAGCTATAAACATGGGCGAAAAAGGCGATGTTGATGTTATATTAGTACATGCTAGAGATGCAGAAGACGAGTTTGTTGATGAAGGATATGGTGTTAATAGAAAAGATGTAATGTATAATGACTTTTTAATAATAGGGCCTGAGGAAGATCCAGCTGAAATTAAAGGAGAAAATGATGTTATAGTAGCAATGGAGCAAATAGCAGAAACTGAATCAACTTTTGTTTCTAGAGGTGATCAATCAGGAACTCATATGAAAGAACTATCTATATGGGAAGCTTCAGGTATTAAGCCTCAAGGAGAATGGTATAAAGAAGTAGGTCAAGGTATGGGAGATACTTATCGTGTTGGTAATGTAATGGATGGTTATGTATTTATAGACCGGGCTACATTTTTGTTTAATCGTGATAACTATGAATTAGTAGAAATGGTGGAAGGCGACGAACTTCTAGTAAATCATTATGGGATCATTGCAGTAAATCCTGAATTATATTCCCATGTTAATTATGAAGGTGTTATGACTTTAATTGAATGGATAACTTCAGAAAAAGGGCAGGATATAATTGAGGTCTATGGTGTAGATCAGTTTGGTCAGCCATTATTTGTACCTAATGCTAAATAA
- a CDS encoding ABC transporter permease, whose translation MEIILQGIKEGILLLWSMEPEIMQITLLTLQVSLTALFLATLIGIPLGALLALKEIPGKRLFLNTVYTLMGLPPVLAGLLVYLFLTSQGPLGHYQLLFTPTAMIIAQFILALPIVTGLTARAVMAQKQEVYDTAVTLGATRVQAINSIIREARLGIAAGITTAFGRVIAEVGAVMMVGGNIKETTRVLTTSIVLETRVGNDSMAIALGLILLLLAFLVNLVIILLERRSFKNETTIKII comes from the coding sequence ATGGAAATAATACTACAAGGAATCAAAGAAGGAATATTACTACTTTGGTCTATGGAACCAGAGATTATGCAAATTACACTATTAACATTACAGGTATCTTTGACTGCATTGTTTTTAGCAACACTTATAGGGATACCTTTAGGAGCATTACTGGCTTTAAAAGAAATTCCAGGTAAAAGACTATTTCTTAATACTGTTTATACATTAATGGGTTTACCACCAGTTCTAGCAGGATTGTTGGTATATTTATTTTTAACTAGCCAAGGCCCACTTGGACACTACCAATTACTTTTTACTCCTACCGCAATGATAATTGCCCAATTTATTCTTGCTCTTCCTATAGTAACAGGTTTAACAGCACGTGCAGTAATGGCCCAAAAACAAGAGGTATATGATACGGCTGTTACATTAGGTGCAACAAGAGTACAAGCTATTAACTCTATAATTCGTGAGGCTAGGCTAGGTATAGCTGCAGGAATTACTACAGCATTTGGTAGAGTTATAGCTGAAGTGGGTGCAGTAATGATGGTTGGTGGAAATATAAAAGAGACTACTAGGGTATTAACAACTTCCATAGTACTTGAAACTAGAGTGGGGAATGATAGTATGGCTATTGCTTTAGGTCTAATATTATTATTATTAGCGTTTTTGGTTAATTTAGTGATAATTTTGCTGGAAAGAAGGTCATTTAAAAATGAAACCACAATTAAAATTATTTAA
- a CDS encoding ATP-binding cassette domain-containing protein, giving the protein MKPQLKLFNIAKKYGDREVVNIDNLEIFPAQKHVILGPNGSGKTTLMRIMSLLTINDRGELMVFDEKVNWSKSQLLHLRRQMAMVTQTSFLFEGNVIYNVAYGLKARKKSSDYIKKEVDKALETVGMSSFAKSDARTLSGGERQKVAIARALVLRPKVLFLDEPTSNIAPNSATEIEKYIKHINNEYKTTIILVTHNLFQAKRLADKVFMMWDGKIIERATPDEIFTNPQDERTKSFLSGEAVF; this is encoded by the coding sequence ATGAAACCACAATTAAAATTATTTAATATAGCAAAAAAATATGGCGACCGAGAAGTTGTTAATATAGATAATTTAGAAATATTTCCTGCACAAAAACATGTTATTTTAGGTCCTAATGGGTCAGGAAAAACTACACTTATGCGGATAATGTCTTTACTAACAATAAACGATAGAGGGGAACTAATGGTTTTTGATGAAAAGGTCAACTGGTCTAAAAGTCAACTACTTCACTTACGGAGACAAATGGCCATGGTTACACAAACCTCTTTTCTATTTGAAGGAAATGTAATATACAATGTAGCTTATGGTTTAAAAGCTAGAAAAAAATCTTCGGATTACATAAAAAAAGAAGTGGATAAAGCCCTTGAGACTGTTGGCATGTCTAGCTTTGCTAAAAGTGATGCCAGAACTCTTTCTGGTGGTGAACGTCAAAAAGTTGCTATTGCTCGTGCTTTAGTTTTAAGACCAAAAGTTTTATTTTTAGATGAACCTACATCAAATATTGCTCCCAATAGTGCAACCGAAATAGAAAAATATATAAAACATATAAATAATGAATATAAGACAACTATTATTTTAGTAACCCATAATTTGTTTCAGGCTAAAAGATTAGCTGATAAAGTATTTATGATGTGGGATGGGAAAATAATTGAAAGAGCAACTCCTGATGAAATATTTACAAATCCACAAGACGAGAGAACAAAATCATTTTTAAGTGGAGAAGCTGTATTTTAA